A DNA window from Stenotrophomonas sp. 57 contains the following coding sequences:
- a CDS encoding substrate-binding domain-containing protein — protein sequence MNKYKTLAALVATALLATAGAASAQTAVTGGGASLPADLYKGQADSILPANFSYAVTGSGTGKKAFLENNSALFSTTGTVHFAGSDSVLNSTELSTYNSTYNVSGDANRYGALVQIPSVATSVTIPFNKAGSAVDLSVTQICGIFSGKINNWSQLAGLGRTGAIQVVYRGESSGTSELLTRFLTSACQPADVSGTNLKLTNGVPAFSVQSTFANLFTSVPSNFIAAPATGGTALYNAVYAVDGRVGYVGPDVIPSLTDATKIAKVKGFSPDEVSVQATLETAAPPTGAAAENPANWVPVFGNPNAGYPIAGYTNFVFGQCYKNGTVGANVRAFLARHYGSVVDANGVEKGPNDDAIRAHKFIPLTKTWRDAVRTRFATASNAGAVNNPSTCSGIGRPL from the coding sequence ATGAACAAGTACAAGACCCTGGCCGCGCTGGTTGCTACCGCGCTGCTGGCCACTGCTGGTGCCGCTTCGGCCCAGACCGCCGTCACCGGCGGCGGCGCTTCGCTGCCGGCCGACCTGTACAAGGGCCAGGCCGACAGCATCCTGCCGGCCAACTTCAGCTATGCCGTGACCGGTTCGGGCACTGGCAAGAAGGCCTTCCTGGAAAACAATTCGGCGCTGTTCTCCACCACCGGCACCGTGCACTTCGCCGGTAGCGATTCGGTGCTGAACAGCACCGAGCTGAGCACCTACAACAGCACCTACAACGTGTCCGGCGACGCCAACCGCTATGGCGCACTGGTGCAGATCCCGTCGGTCGCCACCTCGGTCACCATTCCGTTCAACAAGGCCGGTTCGGCGGTTGACCTGTCGGTCACCCAGATCTGCGGCATCTTCTCCGGCAAGATCAACAACTGGAGCCAGCTGGCGGGCCTGGGCCGTACCGGCGCCATCCAGGTCGTCTACCGCGGCGAAAGCAGCGGCACCAGCGAACTGCTGACCCGCTTCCTGACCAGCGCCTGCCAGCCGGCTGACGTGTCGGGTACCAACCTGAAGCTGACCAACGGCGTGCCGGCATTCTCGGTGCAGTCGACCTTCGCCAACCTGTTCACCAGCGTGCCGTCGAACTTCATCGCTGCCCCGGCCACCGGTGGCACCGCGCTGTACAACGCCGTCTATGCCGTTGACGGCCGCGTCGGCTATGTCGGTCCGGACGTGATCCCGAGCCTGACCGATGCCACCAAGATCGCCAAGGTCAAGGGCTTCTCGCCGGATGAAGTGAGTGTGCAGGCCACGCTGGAAACCGCTGCACCGCCGACCGGTGCCGCCGCCGAGAACCCGGCGAACTGGGTGCCGGTGTTCGGCAACCCGAACGCGGGCTATCCGATTGCCGGTTACACCAACTTCGTGTTCGGCCAGTGCTACAAGAATGGCACTGTGGGCGCCAACGTGCGTGCCTTCCTGGCACGTCACTACGGCAGTGTCGTCGATGCAAACGGCGTCGAGAAGGGTCCGAACGACGACGCAATCCGCGCGCACAAGTTCATTCCGCTGACCAAGACCTGGCGTGATGCGGTCCGTACCCGCTTCGCCACCGCCAGCAATGCCGGTGCGGTGAACAATCCGAGCACCTGCTCGGGCATCGGTCGTCCGCTGTAA
- the gspF gene encoding type II secretion system inner membrane protein GspF codes for MALFDYQAANAQGRIEKGQLDADSPRGARQLLRGRGLTPVQVSAARSAGSGWGARRLSASELAWATRQLASLLAASLPLEGALSAVIEQAERPHVAQALTAVRADVRAGQRLTVALAARPRDFPPIYRALVGAGEDSGDLARVMERLADYIEERNALQAKVLTAFIYPAAISLVSVAIVIFLLSYVVPQVVTAFVQARQTLPMLTQVMLAASAFVRSWGVWVGLGIAALVVAWRLALRKPELRLRWDAMLLRVPMVGRFVLGVDSARFASTLAILLDAGVPLLRALEAARQTVGNALLARCADDVSARVREGAALGSALKVQKVYPPILVHLVASGEKTGSLALLLDRAAQTISREIERRAMALTALLEPTMILVMGGVVLTIVLAVLMPIMEMNQLVQ; via the coding sequence GTGGCATTGTTCGACTACCAGGCTGCCAACGCGCAGGGCCGCATCGAGAAGGGCCAGTTGGATGCCGACAGCCCGCGCGGTGCGCGCCAGCTGCTGCGTGGGCGCGGGCTGACCCCTGTGCAGGTGAGTGCGGCTCGCAGTGCCGGCAGTGGCTGGGGCGCTCGTCGGCTGTCCGCCAGCGAGCTGGCCTGGGCCACCCGCCAGCTGGCCAGCCTGCTGGCCGCCAGCCTGCCGTTGGAAGGCGCATTGAGTGCGGTGATCGAGCAGGCCGAGCGCCCGCATGTTGCCCAGGCACTCACCGCGGTACGCGCCGACGTGCGTGCCGGCCAGCGCCTGACCGTGGCCCTGGCCGCACGGCCGCGCGATTTCCCACCGATCTATCGGGCACTGGTGGGTGCGGGTGAAGACTCAGGCGACCTGGCACGGGTGATGGAGCGTTTGGCCGACTACATCGAAGAACGCAATGCGCTGCAGGCCAAGGTGCTGACCGCCTTCATATACCCTGCGGCGATCAGCCTGGTGTCGGTGGCGATCGTGATCTTCCTGCTCAGCTACGTGGTGCCACAGGTGGTGACAGCGTTCGTACAGGCGCGGCAGACGCTGCCGATGCTGACCCAGGTGATGCTGGCGGCCAGCGCCTTCGTGCGCAGCTGGGGCGTGTGGGTGGGGCTGGGCATCGCTGCGCTGGTGGTGGCCTGGCGGTTGGCCCTGCGCAAGCCCGAGCTGCGCCTGCGCTGGGACGCCATGCTGCTGCGGGTGCCGATGGTCGGGCGTTTCGTGCTGGGCGTGGACAGTGCGCGCTTCGCCTCGACGCTGGCGATCCTGCTGGATGCCGGCGTGCCGCTGCTGCGCGCGTTGGAAGCTGCCCGGCAGACCGTGGGCAATGCGCTGCTGGCGCGTTGTGCCGATGACGTGTCCGCGCGCGTACGCGAAGGCGCTGCATTGGGCTCTGCATTGAAAGTGCAGAAGGTGTATCCGCCGATTCTGGTGCATCTGGTGGCCAGTGGCGAAAAGACCGGTTCGCTGGCGCTGTTGCTGGATCGCGCCGCGCAGACGATCTCGCGGGAGATCGAGCGTCGCGCGATGGCGCTGACCGCGCTGCTGGAACCCACCATGATCCTGGTGATGGGCGGCGTGGTGCTGACGATCGTGCTGGCCGTGCTGATGCCGATCATGGAAATGAACCAGTTGGTGCAGTGA
- the gspE gene encoding type II secretion system ATPase GspE gives MSAAAPLPYAWVRSHGVMLCDAGGEPVLLGTADTAAWAVAELRRRHGPLPFQALDAATWQQRLGEQYRDGGDAAAVVGAAESEVDLDRLMQDMPEVTDLLDAQDDAPVIRMINALLAQAARDGASDLHIEPFETHSVVRYRVDGTLRDMVQPRRALHAALVSRIKIMAHLDIAEKRLPQDGRIAIRVGGRPLDIRVSTVPTGHGERAVLRLLEKDAGRLQLQRLGMADDTLATFTGLIRQPHGIVLVTGPTGSGKTTSLYAALGQLDSSTSNILTVEDPVEYDFAGIGQIQVNARIGMSFGTALRAILRQDPDTIMIGEIRDLETAQIAVQSSLTGHGVLASLHTNDAISAVTRLADMGVEPFLLASSLRGVLAQRLVRRLCTQCRRAEMDGEGRTVWRAVGCAACANSGYRGRTGIHELFVVDDRVRALIHEGQGEPALREAARRAGMRTLRQDGQRWVDSGVTTLEEILRVTGDD, from the coding sequence GTGAGCGCCGCGGCGCCGCTGCCGTACGCCTGGGTGCGCAGCCATGGCGTGATGCTGTGCGACGCGGGCGGCGAGCCCGTGTTGCTGGGCACCGCCGACACCGCGGCGTGGGCCGTGGCCGAACTGCGCCGCCGGCATGGCCCGCTGCCCTTCCAGGCGCTGGACGCCGCGACCTGGCAGCAGCGGTTGGGTGAACAGTATCGTGACGGCGGCGATGCCGCTGCCGTGGTCGGTGCCGCCGAAAGCGAAGTCGATCTGGACCGGCTGATGCAGGACATGCCGGAGGTCACCGATCTGCTGGATGCGCAGGACGATGCGCCGGTGATCCGCATGATCAACGCGCTGCTCGCCCAGGCCGCACGCGATGGCGCCAGCGATCTGCACATCGAGCCGTTCGAGACCCATTCGGTGGTGCGCTACCGCGTGGACGGCACCTTGCGCGACATGGTGCAGCCACGCCGCGCGCTGCACGCAGCGCTGGTGTCGCGTATCAAGATCATGGCCCACCTGGATATTGCCGAGAAGCGCCTGCCGCAGGACGGGCGCATTGCGATACGCGTGGGCGGGCGTCCGTTGGATATCCGTGTTTCCACGGTGCCGACGGGGCACGGTGAGCGTGCTGTGCTGCGCCTGCTGGAAAAGGATGCCGGCCGGCTGCAGCTGCAGCGCCTCGGCATGGCCGATGACACCCTGGCGACGTTCACCGGATTGATCCGGCAGCCGCATGGCATCGTGCTGGTCACCGGGCCGACCGGCAGCGGCAAGACCACGTCGCTGTATGCGGCACTGGGTCAGCTCGACAGCAGCACCAGCAACATCCTCACCGTGGAAGACCCGGTGGAGTATGACTTCGCTGGCATCGGCCAGATCCAGGTCAACGCGCGCATCGGCATGAGCTTCGGCACCGCGTTGCGGGCGATCCTGCGCCAGGATCCGGACACCATCATGATCGGCGAGATCCGAGATCTGGAAACCGCGCAGATCGCCGTGCAGTCGTCGCTGACCGGCCATGGCGTGCTCGCTTCGCTGCATACCAACGATGCGATCTCGGCGGTAACCCGTCTGGCCGATATGGGGGTGGAGCCGTTCCTGCTGGCCTCTTCGTTGCGCGGCGTGCTGGCGCAGCGGCTGGTGCGGCGGCTGTGCACGCAGTGTCGGCGCGCCGAGATGGATGGCGAGGGCCGAACCGTGTGGCGCGCGGTCGGTTGCGCGGCCTGCGCCAACAGCGGCTATCGGGGGCGAACCGGCATCCATGAACTGTTCGTAGTCGACGACCGCGTGCGCGCGTTGATCCATGAAGGGCAGGGCGAGCCTGCGCTGCGCGAGGCGGCCCGGCGTGCCGGCATGCGGACCTTGCGGCAGGACGGCCAGCGCTGGGTCGACAGCGGAGTGACTACGCTGGAAGAGATCCTGCGCGTCACCGGCGACGATTGA
- the gspD gene encoding type II secretion system secretin GspD, which yields MRVMRSLACSTALALIVCMAHAPAPVLAQDARDEPVQLNLVDTDIGGVLRMAARFTGRQFLVDPRVTGKMTVVSDGPVSRTQAYQLLLGALRMRGFAVVENGGVSRVVPQADAKLLGGRVGSGGAGGEVATRTFALRYENAAALVALLRPMISPDNPITANPGNNTLVITDYADNLERIARVIASADTPAGMDTDVVKLQQGIAVDVAAMVAPLLDAQGAEPSQKVVVMADPRSNSVLLRSSSPGRTRLARQLVEKLDRAQDESGNLHVVYLRNAQANQLAGVLRGVVAGQSDAPAMGSNEGITPLPGDANRSTPAQPSQPQQAKTGGNALESQRLDPGRRDPIDAGSTGFSQNGISVQADVATNTLLISAPEPVYRNLRRVIDQLDQRRAQVLVESLIVEVNQTDAAELGVQWMLGNGRTFGGTHFGGATGGSGLNTTARTTLDVLPKDGLKIGVIDGTINLPGVGQILNMKALANALQSKGGANILSTPNLMTLDNEAASIMVGQTVPFVSGRYVTDGGGGSNNPFQTIVREDVGLKLRVRPQISEGGTVKLDIYQEVSSIEAQSANSAAGIITNKRALDTSVLLDDGQIMVLGGLLEDNVSHGRDAVPGLGKLPVLGALFRSDTRKRSKTNLMVFLRPHVVRDPAAGQRLTRDRYDYMRNAQAGAQPVQSWALPALSAPQLPPRDLSVLGQGNARDGQGQPLQNTSLAALYPAGEGDAQLVQFAQGLDPARASQGVAQVRALGLQAYAEATPGGSGQRLRVRLPRDPATLDPALQQLRGLGYTPELVIGP from the coding sequence ATGAGGGTGATGCGCAGCCTTGCCTGCAGTACCGCACTGGCCCTGATCGTGTGCATGGCCCACGCACCGGCGCCGGTGCTGGCGCAGGACGCCCGCGATGAGCCGGTGCAGTTGAACCTGGTGGATACCGATATCGGTGGCGTGTTGCGCATGGCGGCACGCTTCACCGGACGCCAGTTCCTGGTCGACCCACGGGTGACCGGCAAGATGACAGTGGTTTCCGACGGCCCGGTCAGCCGTACCCAGGCCTACCAGTTGCTGCTGGGCGCACTGCGCATGCGTGGCTTCGCGGTGGTCGAGAACGGAGGCGTCAGCCGGGTGGTGCCGCAGGCCGATGCCAAGCTGCTCGGTGGCCGGGTCGGTAGCGGTGGTGCAGGGGGCGAGGTCGCCACGCGCACTTTCGCGCTGCGCTACGAGAATGCGGCCGCACTGGTAGCGCTGCTGCGGCCGATGATCAGCCCGGACAATCCGATCACTGCCAATCCAGGCAACAACACCCTGGTGATCACCGACTACGCCGACAACCTGGAGCGCATCGCGCGGGTGATCGCCAGCGCCGATACACCGGCTGGCATGGACACCGATGTGGTGAAGCTGCAGCAGGGCATTGCCGTTGACGTCGCGGCGATGGTGGCGCCACTGCTGGATGCGCAGGGCGCCGAGCCCAGCCAGAAGGTGGTAGTGATGGCCGACCCGCGCAGCAACAGCGTGCTGCTGCGTTCGAGCAGTCCCGGCCGCACCCGCCTGGCGCGGCAGCTGGTGGAGAAGCTGGACCGTGCCCAGGACGAGTCCGGCAACCTGCATGTGGTCTACCTGCGCAATGCCCAGGCCAACCAGCTGGCCGGTGTGCTGCGGGGCGTGGTGGCCGGGCAGAGCGATGCACCGGCAATGGGCAGCAATGAAGGCATCACACCACTGCCGGGTGACGCCAATCGTTCCACGCCCGCGCAGCCTTCGCAGCCACAGCAGGCCAAGACCGGAGGCAATGCGCTGGAATCGCAGCGCCTGGACCCGGGCCGTCGTGACCCGATCGATGCGGGAAGCACCGGCTTCAGCCAGAACGGCATCTCGGTGCAGGCGGACGTGGCCACCAACACGCTGCTGATCTCGGCGCCGGAGCCGGTGTACCGCAACCTGCGGCGGGTGATCGACCAGCTCGACCAGCGCCGGGCACAGGTGCTGGTCGAGAGCCTGATCGTAGAGGTCAACCAGACCGATGCGGCCGAGCTGGGCGTGCAGTGGATGCTGGGCAATGGCCGCACCTTTGGCGGCACCCACTTCGGTGGTGCCACCGGCGGCAGCGGGCTGAACACCACCGCGCGCACCACGCTGGACGTGCTGCCCAAGGATGGCCTGAAGATCGGCGTAATCGACGGCACCATCAACCTGCCCGGTGTCGGCCAGATCCTCAACATGAAAGCGCTGGCCAACGCGCTGCAGAGCAAGGGCGGCGCCAACATCCTGTCCACGCCGAACCTGATGACGCTGGACAACGAGGCGGCCAGCATCATGGTCGGCCAGACCGTGCCGTTCGTCAGCGGCCGCTACGTAACCGACGGCGGTGGCGGCAGCAACAACCCGTTCCAGACCATCGTGCGCGAGGACGTGGGCCTGAAGCTCAGAGTGCGACCGCAGATTTCCGAAGGTGGCACGGTGAAGCTGGACATCTACCAGGAGGTCAGCAGCATCGAAGCGCAGAGCGCCAACAGTGCCGCAGGCATCATCACCAACAAGCGCGCACTGGACACAAGCGTGCTGCTGGATGATGGCCAGATCATGGTCCTGGGTGGCCTGCTGGAGGACAACGTCAGCCACGGTCGTGATGCGGTGCCGGGGTTGGGCAAGCTCCCGGTGCTGGGGGCGCTGTTCCGCAGTGATACGCGCAAGCGCTCCAAGACCAACCTGATGGTGTTCCTGCGCCCGCACGTAGTGCGTGACCCCGCCGCCGGCCAGCGCCTGACCCGCGACCGCTACGACTACATGCGCAACGCGCAGGCCGGCGCGCAGCCGGTACAGAGCTGGGCATTGCCGGCGCTGTCCGCACCGCAGCTGCCGCCGCGGGACCTGTCTGTACTCGGCCAGGGCAATGCGCGCGACGGGCAGGGCCAGCCGCTGCAGAACACCAGCCTGGCCGCGTTGTATCCGGCCGGTGAGGGCGATGCGCAGCTGGTGCAGTTCGCGCAGGGGCTGGACCCGGCACGTGCCAGCCAGGGCGTGGCGCAGGTGCGGGCTCTGGGCCTGCAGGCCTATGCCGAGGCGACACCGGGCGGGAGCGGGCAGCGCCTTCGCGTGCGACTGCCGCGCGATCCGGCGACGTTGGACCCGGCACTGCAGCAGCTGCGCGGGCTGGGTTACACGCCGGAACTGGTGATCGGGCCGTGA
- the gspM gene encoding type II secretion system protein GspM: MTTRTLRLVAGMTGVQQRWQRLPPRDRLMLWVMVVALLAAGLWMLWLEPLLKQRTHWQAELPRLQAQARVLAPLLQARERQQQAQGQRPTMARLRDGIRSAGLADGLHIEARDGRWHLQVQAVPADALWNWLLPVLADPAIELQQLQLTRTGDANMPAARISGNIVMALNVGAHP; the protein is encoded by the coding sequence GTGACGACCCGGACCCTGCGGCTGGTCGCGGGAATGACGGGCGTGCAGCAGCGCTGGCAACGCCTGCCACCGCGCGACCGGCTGATGCTGTGGGTGATGGTGGTGGCGCTGCTGGCGGCGGGTCTTTGGATGTTGTGGCTGGAGCCGCTGCTGAAGCAGCGCACGCACTGGCAGGCCGAGCTGCCGCGGCTGCAGGCGCAGGCGCGTGTCCTGGCGCCACTGCTGCAGGCACGCGAGCGCCAGCAGCAGGCGCAGGGGCAGCGCCCGACGATGGCCAGGTTGCGTGACGGAATCAGGTCGGCCGGACTCGCCGACGGACTGCATATCGAAGCGCGCGACGGGCGTTGGCACCTGCAGGTTCAGGCGGTGCCCGCTGACGCGCTGTGGAACTGGCTGCTGCCCGTGCTGGCCGATCCGGCCATCGAACTGCAGCAGCTGCAACTGACACGCACAGGGGATGCGAACATGCCGGCTGCACGGATTTCCGGAAACATCGTGATGGCGCTCAACGTGGGTGCGCATCCATGA
- the gspL gene encoding type II secretion system protein GspL, with amino-acid sequence MTVQLRVRLPALERLRGESAVDWAQLHKGEVLAHGRDTLAALGLRHPQAVVHACLDPNDLIMLELQLPPLSGRRLQSALQGEVEAMLLDDLQEVVLAHGAQAADGTVPVAWLGQQAILQAQQLLASCALRLQALYPTPLLLPWQDGHATLQVSGEHLLVRSGRDRGFVQWYGGRDACAVMQALAVRLQQAGMQAVQWIDGVPPTWPERLPATAIPHERQASGPLPGWSLPLPRVGQKAPRLAIGLALAAMLLAALGLQLQVLRWRSEGEALQQDMARQFSARFPEITDVVDPVLQARRALAVPLPAPPLPPLQRQVAGMLQAVPALAGQVRSLHYQPGQLDMELDADAQALADDPQRLEHWQQAVQAQGLQLAREAGGRLRVSGAGQ; translated from the coding sequence ATGACCGTGCAGCTTCGGGTGCGCCTGCCGGCGCTTGAGCGTCTGCGCGGTGAAAGCGCGGTGGACTGGGCGCAGCTGCACAAGGGCGAGGTGCTGGCGCACGGGCGCGACACGCTGGCGGCGCTGGGCCTGCGGCATCCGCAGGCCGTGGTGCATGCCTGCCTCGATCCGAATGACCTGATCATGCTGGAACTGCAGCTGCCACCGTTGTCCGGGCGCCGCCTGCAGTCGGCGCTGCAGGGTGAGGTGGAGGCGATGCTTCTGGATGACCTGCAGGAGGTGGTGCTGGCCCACGGTGCGCAGGCGGCGGACGGCACGGTTCCTGTGGCCTGGCTGGGCCAGCAGGCGATCCTGCAGGCCCAGCAGCTGCTGGCTTCGTGTGCACTGCGGTTGCAGGCGCTGTATCCGACGCCGCTGCTGCTGCCCTGGCAGGACGGCCATGCCACGCTGCAGGTCAGCGGCGAGCACCTGCTGGTACGCAGCGGGCGCGATCGGGGTTTCGTTCAATGGTATGGCGGACGTGATGCCTGTGCGGTGATGCAGGCGCTGGCCGTGCGCCTGCAACAGGCCGGCATGCAGGCCGTGCAGTGGATCGATGGTGTACCGCCGACATGGCCGGAACGTCTGCCCGCCACGGCCATCCCCCATGAACGGCAGGCCTCTGGCCCCTTGCCAGGCTGGTCATTGCCGCTGCCCAGGGTGGGCCAGAAAGCGCCGCGGCTTGCGATCGGGCTGGCATTGGCGGCGATGTTGCTGGCCGCGCTCGGTCTGCAATTGCAGGTCTTGCGGTGGCGAAGTGAGGGCGAGGCCTTGCAACAGGACATGGCACGCCAGTTCAGCGCACGCTTCCCGGAGATCACCGACGTGGTGGACCCGGTGCTGCAGGCAAGGCGAGCACTGGCCGTGCCACTGCCGGCGCCGCCGTTGCCGCCGCTGCAGCGTCAGGTAGCCGGCATGCTGCAGGCGGTTCCCGCGCTGGCGGGACAGGTGCGCAGCCTGCATTACCAGCCCGGGCAGCTGGACATGGAGCTGGATGCCGACGCCCAGGCATTGGCCGACGATCCGCAGCGGCTTGAGCATTGGCAGCAAGCGGTCCAGGCGCAGGGACTGCAGTTGGCGCGCGAAGCCGGCGGACGCCTGCGGGTGAGCGGAGCTGGACAGTGA
- the gspK gene encoding type II secretion system minor pseudopilin GspK, whose product MSARMPSVSSVRQRGMAVIVALLVVALVAVIATALLTRQSAQLRALRGDQLRAQVRMAVDATLERAAQQLREDVKEQLTTVRSGRWARPLQLQAPLPVQLQLVDAQSMFNLRNLLAHGQPDPEARRAFIALCAGQGMGQGACASAADHIQARLRDGDIPAQAPLPRESLIEQALPGADPLALQALARRTVVLPAQTLVNANTSDLRVLQAVTPAVDPARLQALLGERDAGHWLLNRGDIANRLQLSNEQMAVLPLGIHSEWFLAVGQVQADGSAVDFRALLWREYRDDGVRVQRVWTRIGA is encoded by the coding sequence ATGTCAGCCCGGATGCCTTCTGTTTCAAGTGTCCGTCAACGTGGCATGGCGGTGATCGTCGCCCTGCTGGTGGTGGCGCTGGTGGCGGTGATTGCCACGGCACTGCTGACCCGGCAGTCGGCCCAGCTGCGCGCGCTGCGGGGCGACCAGCTGCGCGCGCAGGTGCGCATGGCGGTGGACGCAACGCTGGAGCGTGCGGCCCAGCAGCTGCGTGAGGATGTAAAGGAACAGCTGACCACGGTGCGCAGCGGCCGCTGGGCGCGTCCCTTGCAGCTTCAGGCACCGCTGCCGGTGCAGCTGCAACTGGTCGATGCCCAGTCGATGTTCAACCTGCGCAATCTGCTGGCCCATGGCCAGCCGGACCCTGAGGCGCGGCGCGCGTTCATCGCGTTGTGCGCCGGGCAGGGGATGGGACAGGGTGCCTGTGCCTCGGCGGCGGACCATATCCAGGCACGCCTGCGCGATGGCGACATCCCGGCGCAGGCGCCGCTGCCGCGTGAATCACTGATCGAACAGGCGCTGCCGGGTGCCGATCCATTGGCGTTGCAGGCGCTGGCGCGTCGCACCGTGGTGCTGCCGGCGCAGACCCTGGTCAACGCCAACACCAGCGACCTGCGCGTTCTGCAGGCGGTGACGCCTGCGGTCGATCCGGCACGGCTGCAGGCGCTGCTCGGTGAGCGCGACGCTGGTCATTGGCTGCTCAATCGCGGCGACATCGCCAACCGACTCCAACTGAGCAACGAACAGATGGCCGTGCTTCCCCTGGGTATCCATAGCGAGTGGTTCCTGGCCGTCGGCCAGGTGCAGGCTGACGGCAGCGCGGTTGATTTTCGCGCGCTGCTCTGGCGCGAGTACCGCGACGATGGCGTGCGTGTGCAACGCGTGTGGACGAGGATCGGCGCATGA
- the gspG gene encoding type II secretion system major pseudopilin GspG, whose product MARQVRGCRARQQGFSLIEIMVVVVIIGILAALIVPRLMDRPDQARVVAARQDIAALMQALKLFKLDNGRYPSAEQGLQALVKPPQGSGAMPVTPYLDRLPNDPWGHPYQYQIPGTHGDIDVFSLGADSKPGGDAGNADIGSWQL is encoded by the coding sequence ATGGCAAGGCAGGTTCGCGGTTGCAGGGCTCGGCAGCAGGGCTTCAGCCTGATCGAGATCATGGTGGTGGTAGTGATCATCGGCATCCTCGCCGCGTTGATCGTGCCACGGTTGATGGATCGCCCCGACCAGGCACGCGTGGTCGCGGCGCGACAGGACATCGCGGCGCTGATGCAGGCGTTGAAGTTGTTCAAGCTCGACAATGGGCGCTATCCCAGCGCCGAGCAAGGGCTGCAGGCACTGGTGAAGCCCCCGCAGGGCAGTGGTGCGATGCCGGTCACGCCCTATCTGGACCGCCTCCCGAATGATCCGTGGGGCCATCCTTACCAGTACCAGATTCCCGGCACCCACGGCGACATCGATGTGTTCTCGCTGGGTGCGGACAGCAAGCCCGGGGGCGACGCCGGGAACGCGGACATCGGCTCCTGGCAGCTGTGA
- a CDS encoding DUF4880 domain-containing protein: protein MDPDDRPQRPLDAVERQAHAWVVRLTSGEATAADGDRFRAWCEADPHHREAFGRARRQWEQVRLAGEQLPAEARQPVAPTPAQRWSRRAFLGAAIAAPASLAVVAAIRPPLGMWPSVAAMAADFHTGTGERLQIAPSPQLKIELDTQSSLRRRADAQGEGFELVQGQAAIETRAGLRLALFAGTGCVIADEGAVRLDVRNTQGQVRVTCLHGSARIEHPQGRLQLQAGQQTRYDERLSGVVAEAVASEVSAWTEGMLVFRRAPLREVVDEINRYRRGQVLLGESALARAPVSGRFRIDDPDAALEQLRLTMSLALRRFPGGIAVLG, encoded by the coding sequence ATGGATCCTGACGATCGCCCGCAACGCCCGCTGGATGCCGTCGAGCGTCAGGCCCACGCGTGGGTGGTGCGGTTGACCTCGGGCGAAGCCACCGCCGCCGATGGAGACAGGTTCCGCGCATGGTGTGAGGCGGACCCGCATCATCGCGAGGCGTTCGGCCGTGCGCGCCGGCAATGGGAGCAGGTACGCCTGGCGGGCGAGCAGCTACCTGCAGAGGCACGGCAGCCTGTCGCGCCGACGCCCGCCCAGCGCTGGAGCCGCCGTGCCTTCCTCGGTGCCGCCATCGCGGCGCCGGCCAGCCTGGCCGTAGTGGCAGCGATCCGCCCACCGCTGGGGATGTGGCCGTCGGTGGCGGCGATGGCGGCCGATTTCCATACCGGAACCGGTGAACGGCTGCAGATCGCGCCTTCGCCGCAACTGAAGATCGAACTGGATACGCAGAGCAGCCTGCGCCGGCGCGCTGACGCGCAGGGTGAAGGTTTCGAACTGGTGCAGGGCCAGGCCGCGATCGAGACCCGCGCCGGCCTGCGCCTGGCGCTGTTTGCGGGTACAGGCTGCGTGATCGCCGATGAAGGTGCGGTGCGCCTGGACGTGCGCAACACCCAGGGGCAGGTGCGGGTGACCTGCCTGCACGGCAGCGCCCGCATCGAGCACCCGCAGGGCCGGCTGCAGCTGCAGGCCGGCCAGCAGACCCGGTACGACGAGCGTCTCAGTGGCGTGGTGGCCGAGGCCGTGGCCTCGGAAGTGAGCGCCTGGACCGAAGGCATGCTGGTGTTCCGCCGCGCACCGCTGCGCGAGGTGGTCGACGAAATCAATCGCTACCGGCGTGGACAGGTGTTGCTGGGTGAATCGGCGCTGGCGCGCGCCCCGGTGAGCGGGCGCTTCCGCATTGATGATCCGGATGCGGCGCTGGAGCAGCTTCGGTTGACGATGTCGCTGGCGTTGCGTCGCTTTCCCGGTGGCATTGCCGTCCTTGGTTAG